In one window of Pseudochaenichthys georgianus chromosome 5, fPseGeo1.2, whole genome shotgun sequence DNA:
- the park7 gene encoding Parkinson disease protein 7 homolog, producing the protein MAGKKALVILSKGAEEMETVIPVDIMRRAGIAVTVAGLTGKEPVQCSRNVVICPDASLEEAIAQGPYDVVLLPGGIPGAQNLAESPAVKEVLKEQDGRKGLIAAICAGPTALLAHGIGYGSTVTTHPAMKEKMMVGDHYKYSEARVQKDGHYITSRGPGTSFEFALTIVEELLGAEVAAQVKAPLVMKD; encoded by the exons ATGGCAGGAAAGAAGGCGTTAGTGATCCTGTCTAAAGGTGCAGAGGAGATGGAGACTGTCATTCCTGTGGACATCATGCGTAGAGCTGGG ATTGCAGTGACTGTTGCGGGCCTGACGGGCAAAGAGCCAGTACAGTGCAGCAGAAACGTCGTCATCTGTCCTGATGCCAGTCTGGAGGAGGCCATCGCACAG GGTCCGTACGATGTGGTGCTACTTCCAGGGGGAATACCAGGGGCTCAGAATCTGGCTGAG TCTCCTGCTGTGAAGGAGGTGCTAAAGGAACAAGATGGCAGAAAGGGTCTGATCGCAGCCATCTGTGCAG GTCCCACTGCTCTTCTGGCACATGGCATTGGCTACGGCAGCACAGTCACCACACATCCTGCCATGAAGGAGAAGATGATGGTTGGAG ACCACTATAAATATTCAGAGGCTCGAGTACAGAAGGATGGACATTACATCACCAGCCGTGGGCCAGGAACCAGTTTCGAGTTTGCCCTGACGATTGTAGAGGAACTTCTGGGGGCTGAGGTTGCAGCTCAAGTCAAGGCTCCTCTTGTTATGAAAGACTGA